One Triticum dicoccoides isolate Atlit2015 ecotype Zavitan chromosome 5B, WEW_v2.0, whole genome shotgun sequence genomic window carries:
- the LOC119308892 gene encoding retinol dehydrogenase 13-like isoform X1, whose amino-acid sequence MDRDALRMVCSPQFWRMGVLWTLSLLYSYLLLFLRGWTAAPRRREDVGRGRRPICVVTGATSGLGRAAAAALAREGYSVVLAGRSAQLLSETAKEIRRQQPDACLEAFQVDLSSYRSIKKFEASLNQWIRDSNLEPSIQLLINNAGMLAKSHRVTEDGIDEVMQTNYIGPFILTSILLPLLKNSPVPSRVVNLTSFTHRCVSEIDVSEEALQGVKFGQHSVGGSYPLASTYEYTKFCLLVFSYELHRQLHISSGISVMAADPGVIETRIMRELPPCLFQFAFFILRTLNLLQQPDTGIGAVLDAALAPPVAFLSKPSQSFCYFDARKMMYRHSVPALSFSCCIAGSIWEVFFWREGKNHQVFCAVL is encoded by the exons ATGGACCGCGACGCGCTCCGCATGGTCTGCTCGCCCCAGTTCTGGCGCATGGGCGTCCTGTGGACCCTCTCCCTCCTCtactcctacctcctcctcttcctccgtgGCTggaccgccgcccctcgccgccgggaAGATGTAGGTCGCGGCCGCCGCCCCATCTGCGTGGTCACCGGG GCGACCTCGGGGctcggccgggcggcggcggcggcgctggcgaggGAGGGATACAGCGTCGTGCTCG CCGGACGTTCTGCGCAATTGCTGAGTGAG ACCGCTAAAGAAATTCGTAGGCAACAGCCAGATGcctgtcttgaagcctttcaagtggaCTTGTCATCCTACAGGTCAATTAAGAAGTTTGAAGCTTCGCTCAATCAGTGGATTCGGGATTCGAATCTGGAGCCTTCCATTCAGCTTTTGATCAATAATGCTGGGATGCTTGCAAAATCACATAGAGTTACCGAGGATGGGATTGATGA AGTGATGCAGACAAACTACATTGGTCCATTTATCCTGACCAGCATTCTTCTACCACTGCTGAAGAACAGCCCGGTACCTTCCCGGGTGGTTAATCTAACATCTTTCACACACAGATGTG TGTCAGAAATTGACGTGTCCGAGGAGGCACTGCAAGGAGTGAAGTTTGGTCAGCATTCAGTTGGGGGAAGTTACCCCTTAGCTAGTACTTACGAGTATACTAAAT TTTGTTTACTTGTGTTCTCATATGAACTTCATCGACAACTTCACATCTCTTCTGGTATCTCTGTCAT GGCCGCGGATCCAGGTGTGATAGAAACACGCATCATGCGGGAGCTCCCTCCATGCCTTTTTCAGTTCGCGTTCTTTATTCTACGCACCCTGAACCTCCTACAGCAGCCAGATACGGGGATTGGTGCTGTCCTTGACGCAGCCTTGGCACCGCCTGTAGCCTTCCTGTCAAAACCCTCTCAAAGCTTCTGctattttgatgcaagaaaaatgatgTATCGACATTCAGTACCAGCTCTGAGTTTTAGTTGCTGTATCGCAGGAAGCATCTGGGAAGTATTTTTTTGGAGGGAAGGGAAGAACCATCAGGTCTTCTGTGCTGTCCTATGA
- the LOC119308891 gene encoding protein unc-13 homolog, with protein sequence MARLFRDPRRDSASSSSNGFAPPVASPAASALPSPFPDLGVQLSAAELRETAYEVLVAACRTTGGKPLTYIPQAGPASPASASSASSVNSSSSSLQRSLTSAAASKMKKALGLKSSASSKGGSPGSGGAGVKAAPQRPATVGELMRAQMRVSEPADARIRRGLLRIAAGQLGRRAEAMVLPLEFLQQFKASDFPDLQEHEAWQGRNLKLIEAGLLVHPFVPLNKSDSSAQRLKQIIRGAYDRPLETGKNSESMQVLRTAVMSLAGRSHDGTSDGCHWADGFPLNLHLYQMLVEACFDSDDSTVVDEIDEVIELLKKTWVILGINQMLHNLCFAWALFNHFVMSGQVDIELLSAAENQLVEVAKDAKTTKDPNYCKVLSSTLSSIMGWTEKRLLAYHETFNTSNIESMQGIVSIGVTAAKVLVEDISHEYRRRRKEETDVARSRIETYVRSSLRTAFAQRMEEADSKRSSRNPTPVMSILAKDIGDLAIKEKNLYSPILKTWHPLASGVAVATLHSCYGSELKQFIAGLTELTPETVQVLKSADKLEKDLVNIAVEDSVDSDDGGKSLIREMPPYEAENAIANLVKVWIKERVDRLKGWVDRNLKQETWSPGANRDNFAPSSVEMLRIIGETLDAFFELPIPMHPALLPDLTVGLDRSLQLYVSKAKSGCGSRSSFMPELPPLTRCEVGSKLLFKKKEKPQNPQHRGPQNGATNGTDPLGLPQLCVRLNTLQYIRSELENLEKKIKTCLRNVESAQADITNGLEFKFELCQAACQEGIQHLCETTAYKVTFFDLGHILWDTLYIGDLASSRVDLLLRELDPILETISGTVHIKVRNRAITALMKATFDGFLLVILAGGPLRAFTRQDSQIIEGDFRSLSDLFLADGDGLPEELVDKASSQVKNVLPLLRTDSEGLIERFKRLIADSDQSRTASRGKLPMPTTTGHWSPNDANTVLRVLCYRHEEAATRFLKKTYGLPKKL encoded by the exons ATGGCCCGCCTGTTCCGCGACCCCCGCCgcgactccgcctcctcctcctccaatggCTTCGCGCCCCCGGTCGCGTCGCCCGCCGCCTCCGCGCTGCCGTCGCCGTTCCCCGACCTCGGCGTGCAGCTCTCCGCGGCCGAGCTCCGCGAGACCGCCTACGAGGTCCTCGTCGCCGCGTGCCGCACCACCGGCGGCAAGCCCCTCACCTACATCCCCCAGGCGGGCCCCGCGTCCCCCGCCTCGGCCTCCTCGGCGTCCTCCGTCAACAGCTCCTCCTCGTCGCTCCAGCGCTCGCTTACCTCGGCCGCCGCCAGCAAGATGAAGAAGGCGCTCGGGCTCAAGTCCTCGGCCTCGTCCAAGGGGGGCAGCCCGGGGAGCGGAGGTGCCGGGGTCAAGGCGGCCCCGCAGCGGCCGGCGACGGTcggggagctgatgcgggcgcagatGCGCGTGTCGGAGCCCGCCGACGCCAGGATCCGGAGGGGCCTCCTCCGCATCGCCGCGGGTCAG CTTGGCAGGCGCGCGGAAGCTATGGTTTTACCCTTGGAATTCCTGCAGCAGTTCAAGGCATCAGATTTCCCTGATCttcaagaacacgaggcatggcagGGCAGGAACTTGAAGCTTATTGAGGCTGGTTTGCTCGTTCACCCGTTTGTTCCGCTGAACAAATCAGACAGTTCTGCACAACGGCTGAAGCAAATCATACGTGGAGCATATGATAGGCCACTTGAAACTGGGAAAAACTCAGAGTCGATGCAGGTCTTACGCACTGCTGTCATGTCCCTTGCTGGAAGGTCCCATGATGGAACTTCTGATGGATGCCACTGGGCAGATGGTTTCCCCTTGAATCTCCATCTTTACCAAATGTTGGTAGAAGCTTGCTTTGATAGTGATGATAGCACTGTGGTTGACGAGATTGATGAGGTGATTGAGCTCTTGAAGAAGACTTGGGTTATTCTTGGAATTAACCAGATGCTTCATAATCTTTGCTTTGCTTGGGCATTGTTCAATCATTTTGTTATGTCAGGCCAAGTAGATATCGAGCTGCTTTCTGCTGCTGAGAATCAGTTGGTTGAAGTTGCAAAGGATGCCAAAACCACTAAGGATCCAAATTACTGTAAAGTATTGAGTTCAACATTAAGCTCGATAATGGGCTGGACAGAAAAAAGACTTCTGGCGTACCATGAAACATTTAATACAAGTAACATCGAGTCCATGCAAGGTATTGTCTCAATTGGAGTGACAGCTGCAAAGGTGCTTGTTGAAGATATATCCCATGAATACCGCCGTAGGAGGAAAGAAGAGACTGATGTAGCTCGAAGTAGGATAGAAACATATGTAAGGTCTTCACTCCGTACAGCTTTTGCTCAA AGAATGGAAGAAGCAGATTCAAAGCGATCATCAAGGAACCCTACCCCAGTTATGTCTATCCTTGCAAAGGACATTGGTGACCTAGCAATTAAGGAGAAAAATCTGTACAGTCCAATACTGAAGACATGGCATCCCCTCGCTTCAGGTGTTGCTGTTGCAACCCTTCATTCATGTTATGGAAGTGAGCTGAAGCAGTTCATAGCTGGGCTTACAGAGTTAACCCCGGAGACAGTTCAAGTGCTCAAGTCTGCAGACAAATTAGAAAAGGATCTCGTTAATATTGCTGTCGAAGATTCTGTGGATAGTGATGATGGAGGCAAGTCATTAATCAGAGAGATGCCACCATATGAAGCTGAAAATGCAATTGCTAATCTTGTGAAAGTGTGGATAAAAGAAAGGGTGGATAGACTCAAGGGATGGGTTGACCGGAATCTGAAGCAAGAG ACATGGAGTCCAGGTGCCAACAGAGATAACTTTGCTCCCTCGTCTGTGGAGATGCTTCGGATTATTGGGGAAACACTGGATGCATTTTTCGAATTGCCCATACCAATGCATCCAGCTCTTCTTCCTGATCTGACAGTAGGTCTGGATAGAAGCTTACAGCTATATGTGTCTAAAGCAAAATCTGGCTGTG GGTCACGGAGTTCTTTTATGCCCGAACTACCTCCACTAACGCGATGTGAGGTTGGCTCGAAACTACTATTCAAGAAAAAGGAGAAGCCACAGAATCCACAGCATCGAGGACCACAAAATGGAGCAACCAATGGAACTGACCCCTTGGGCCTTCCTCAACTTTGTGTACGCTTGAATACACTTCAGTACATCCGAAGCGAGCTGGAGAACCTAGAGAAGAAGATTAAAACATGCTTGCGGAACGTCGAGTCAGCTCAGGCAGATATTACTAATGGATTGGAGTTCAAGTTTGAACTTTGTCAGGCGGCCTGTCAAGAAGGTATACAACACTTGTGTGAGACGACTGCTTACAAGGTCACCTTTTTCGACTTGGGCCATATTCTGTGGGACACTCTCTACATCGGTGATCTTGCATCGAGCAGGGTGGACTTATTGTTGAGAGAGCTTGATCCTATCCTGGAGACAATATCAGGTACGGTGCACATCAAGGTGCGGAACCGTGCCATAACGGCATTGATGAAAGCCACATTCGACGgcttcttgctggttatccttgctgGTGGGCCTCTGCGTGCTTTTACCCGGCAGGACTCTCAGATAATAGAGGGCGACTTCAGGTCCCTCAGTGACCTGTTTCTGGCCGACGGAGATGGTTTGCCGGAGGAGCTGGTTGACAAGGCGTCCTCCCAGGTAAAGAATGTCCTGCCCCTCCTACGAACAGACTCGGAAGGCCTCATCGAGCGGTTCAAACGACTGATTGCCGATTCGGATCAAAGCCGAACTGCCTCCAGGGGCAAGTTGCCGATGCCAACGACTACAGGACACTGGAGTCCAAATGATGCGAACACGGTCCTGCGGGTCCTGTGCTACCGGCACGAGGAGGCGGCTACAAGGTTCCTCAAGAAAACCTATGGCCTTCCCAAGAAGCTTTGA
- the LOC119308892 gene encoding retinol dehydrogenase 13-like isoform X3 yields the protein MDRDALRMVCSPQFWRMGVLWTLSLLYSYLLLFLRGWTAAPRRREDVGRGRRPICVVTGATSGLGRAAAAALAREGYSVVLAGRSAQLLSETAKEIRRQQPDACLEAFQVDLSSYRSIKKFEASLNQWIRDSNLEPSIQLLINNAGMLAKSHRVTEDGIDEVMQTNYIGPFILTSILLPLLKNSPVPSRVVNLTSFTHRCVSEIDVSEEALQGVKFGQHSVGGSYPLASTYEYTKFCLLVFSYELHRQLHISSGISVMAADPGVIETRIMRELPPCLFQFAFFILRTLNLLQQPDTGIGAVLDAALAPPVAFLKHLGSIFLEGREEPSGLLCCPMT from the exons ATGGACCGCGACGCGCTCCGCATGGTCTGCTCGCCCCAGTTCTGGCGCATGGGCGTCCTGTGGACCCTCTCCCTCCTCtactcctacctcctcctcttcctccgtgGCTggaccgccgcccctcgccgccgggaAGATGTAGGTCGCGGCCGCCGCCCCATCTGCGTGGTCACCGGG GCGACCTCGGGGctcggccgggcggcggcggcggcgctggcgaggGAGGGATACAGCGTCGTGCTCG CCGGACGTTCTGCGCAATTGCTGAGTGAG ACCGCTAAAGAAATTCGTAGGCAACAGCCAGATGcctgtcttgaagcctttcaagtggaCTTGTCATCCTACAGGTCAATTAAGAAGTTTGAAGCTTCGCTCAATCAGTGGATTCGGGATTCGAATCTGGAGCCTTCCATTCAGCTTTTGATCAATAATGCTGGGATGCTTGCAAAATCACATAGAGTTACCGAGGATGGGATTGATGA AGTGATGCAGACAAACTACATTGGTCCATTTATCCTGACCAGCATTCTTCTACCACTGCTGAAGAACAGCCCGGTACCTTCCCGGGTGGTTAATCTAACATCTTTCACACACAGATGTG TGTCAGAAATTGACGTGTCCGAGGAGGCACTGCAAGGAGTGAAGTTTGGTCAGCATTCAGTTGGGGGAAGTTACCCCTTAGCTAGTACTTACGAGTATACTAAAT TTTGTTTACTTGTGTTCTCATATGAACTTCATCGACAACTTCACATCTCTTCTGGTATCTCTGTCAT GGCCGCGGATCCAGGTGTGATAGAAACACGCATCATGCGGGAGCTCCCTCCATGCCTTTTTCAGTTCGCGTTCTTTATTCTACGCACCCTGAACCTCCTACAGCAGCCAGATACGGGGATTGGTGCTGTCCTTGACGCAGCCTTGGCACCGCCTGTAGCCTTCCT GAAGCATCTGGGAAGTATTTTTTTGGAGGGAAGGGAAGAACCATCAGGTCTTCTGTGCTGTCCTATGACATAG
- the LOC119308892 gene encoding retinol dehydrogenase 13-like isoform X2: MDRDALRMVCSPQFWRMGVLWTLSLLYSYLLLFLRGWTAAPRRREDVGRGRRPICVVTGATSGLGRAAAAALAREGYSVVLAGRSAQLLSETAKEIRRQQPDACLEAFQVDLSSYRSIKKFEASLNQWIRDSNLEPSIQLLINNAGMLAKSHRVTEDGIDEVMQTNYIGPFILTSILLPLLKNSPVPSRVVNLTSFTHRCVSEIDVSEEALQGVKFGQHSVGGSYPLASTYEYTKFCLLVFSYELHRQLHISSGISVMAADPGVIETRIMRELPPCLFQFAFFILRTLNLLQQPDTGIGAVLDAALAPPEASGKYFFGGKGRTIRSSVLSYDIEVAKKLWAASSALLQELRLRDCELRTG; the protein is encoded by the exons ATGGACCGCGACGCGCTCCGCATGGTCTGCTCGCCCCAGTTCTGGCGCATGGGCGTCCTGTGGACCCTCTCCCTCCTCtactcctacctcctcctcttcctccgtgGCTggaccgccgcccctcgccgccgggaAGATGTAGGTCGCGGCCGCCGCCCCATCTGCGTGGTCACCGGG GCGACCTCGGGGctcggccgggcggcggcggcggcgctggcgaggGAGGGATACAGCGTCGTGCTCG CCGGACGTTCTGCGCAATTGCTGAGTGAG ACCGCTAAAGAAATTCGTAGGCAACAGCCAGATGcctgtcttgaagcctttcaagtggaCTTGTCATCCTACAGGTCAATTAAGAAGTTTGAAGCTTCGCTCAATCAGTGGATTCGGGATTCGAATCTGGAGCCTTCCATTCAGCTTTTGATCAATAATGCTGGGATGCTTGCAAAATCACATAGAGTTACCGAGGATGGGATTGATGA AGTGATGCAGACAAACTACATTGGTCCATTTATCCTGACCAGCATTCTTCTACCACTGCTGAAGAACAGCCCGGTACCTTCCCGGGTGGTTAATCTAACATCTTTCACACACAGATGTG TGTCAGAAATTGACGTGTCCGAGGAGGCACTGCAAGGAGTGAAGTTTGGTCAGCATTCAGTTGGGGGAAGTTACCCCTTAGCTAGTACTTACGAGTATACTAAAT TTTGTTTACTTGTGTTCTCATATGAACTTCATCGACAACTTCACATCTCTTCTGGTATCTCTGTCAT GGCCGCGGATCCAGGTGTGATAGAAACACGCATCATGCGGGAGCTCCCTCCATGCCTTTTTCAGTTCGCGTTCTTTATTCTACGCACCCTGAACCTCCTACAGCAGCCAGATACGGGGATTGGTGCTGTCCTTGACGCAGCCTTGGCACCGCCT GAAGCATCTGGGAAGTATTTTTTTGGAGGGAAGGGAAGAACCATCAGGTCTTCTGTGCTGTCCTATGACATAGAGGTGGCCAAGAAGCTGTGGGCAGCATCTTCAGCACTGCTCCAGGAACTGCGGCTTAGAGACTGTGAACTGAGGACTGGTTGA